From the Methanocaldococcus fervens AG86 genome, the window TGTTTAAAACAGAGGTCAGAGAGCTTGCAAAATACCTTGGAGTTCCAAAAGAAATTATTAATAAGCCTCCATCAGCTGGGCTTTGGGAAGGGCAAACTGATGAAGAAGAACTCGGCATTAAATATGAAACCTTAGATAAGATATTGAAATTATATGAGGAAGGAAAATCTAAAGAGGAAATATCTAAAGAGCTAAATATTTCAGTAGATGTTGTCGAGCATGTATTTAATTTGATTAAAAAGAATGAGCATAAAAGAACTCTTCCCCCAACACCAGAGATTTAAAAATATTTTAATTTTTAATTTTAGAGAAATTTATATTAAGAAAAATGTAAAAAATTATGCTAAATTCTCAATAGTGTTGTGGTGGAATATTATGTTAGAAACAGAAATTTGTGGAATAAAGTTTAAAAACCCAGTTTTTTTGGCTAGCGGGATAATGGGAGAAACAGGAAGTGCATTAAAAAGAATTGCTAAAGGAGGAGCAGGGGCTGTAACAACAAAATCAATTGGATTAAATCCAAATCCAGGGCACAGGAATCCTACAATTGTGGAGGTTTATGGAGGATTCTTAAATGCTATGGGCTTACCAAATCCAGGAATTGATGAGTATTTGGAAGAAATAAAGGAAGTTAGAGCTGAGCTTAATAGGATGAATGTAAAAATTATTGGTTCAGTTTATGGAAAGAATGAAGAAGAATTTGCTGAAGTTGCTAAAAGAATGGAAAAATATGTTGATATTATTGAATTAAATATCTCCTGCCCGCATGCTAAGGGATATGGAGCAACGATTGGGCAGAATCCTGAGCTATCATATAGCGTTTGTAAGGCTGTTAAAAAATCTGTTAAAGTTCCAGTTTTTGCCAAATTAACCCCAAACGTTACAGACATTATTGAGATAGCTCAGGCAGTTGTAGATGCTGGAGTTGATGGTCTTGTAGCTATAAATACAGTCAGAGGGATGGCAATAGATATTAAAGCAAAAAAGCCGATTTTAGGAAATAAATTTGGGGGTTTGAGTGGAAAGGCTATAAAACCAATAGGGATAAAAGTTGTTTGGGATTTGTATGAGAACTTTGATGTGCCAATTATTGGCGTTGGAGGAATTATGAATGGAGAAGATGCAATTGAATACATGATGGCTGGAGCTTCAGCTGTTCAAATAGGTAGTGGAGTTTATTATAGAGGATACGACATATTTAAAAAAGTTTGTGATGAAATAATAGATTTTTTAAAAGAAGAAAATTTAACGTTAAAGGAAATTGTTGGAATTGCACATGAATAAATTATTTATTATTTATTCTTCTTTTTCTTCAAATTCTTCTATACATTCATCACATAAGTATCTTCCTTGATATAACCTAACTTTTCCTTGGTATCCACAGCTTTCACATATTCCGTCAATATACTCCTCTGTAAACTCATCAGTTCCTAATGGAATAGGCTTTTCTTCTTCAGGTTTTATTGATGCATACTCTGCAACTATCTCCAACAACTCTGGAGAAACTTTAACTATATCACTCTGTGTAATTATCCCCACTAATTCTCCATCTTTTACAACCGGCAATCTTTTAATTCCATGAGTTGCCATTATCTTAGCAGCCTCAGTAAGTGAAGCATTTTGCGGGATTGTAACTATTTTTTTACTCATCACTTCTTCAGCCAACACATCTTTTGGTTTTAAATTTTTTGAAACAACCCTCTTTACAATATCCCTTTCTGTTAAAATACCAACTGGTTTGTTATTTTCTACAATAACAACTGCTCCTATGTTGTTCTCTGTCATTATATTAGCTATATCGTAGATTGTCATATCTTTTGTAGCTGTAATTACAGGAAAGCTCATAACTTCTGAAACCGGTATATCGTATGCGATTTTCATAATATCCACCAATAAGTAATTTTAACAAATAACTCAATAATCATGATTGTTTATATACTTTATTATATTGTTCTAAAATTTCTTTATGAACATCTTTTATTGACTTATTTGTTGTATCAATAACTATAAAGTTGTATTTTTCAGCTAACTCCAAATATTTATCCTGCACTTTCATTAAAAAATCTTTCTTTTCAAATATATCTTTTGTTTTAACCCTTTTTAAAGCTACCTCAATATCGACAATTAGCAGAAAAACTATATCTGGCTTTAAGGCATATTTATTTATTGAGTTTATAAAATCTTCATCAACTCCTGCAACGCTTTGATATGCTATTGATGAATATAAATACCTATCACAAACAACGTCCTTTTCTTTTAGCTTTTCTTTAATCAATTTTGTATGCTCCACCCTATCAGCCGCAAATAATAAAGCTAAGGTTTTATCATCTACTTTTATATTTCCAGATAGTATTTCCCTTATAAATTTCCCTACATCACTGTTCGACGGTTCATAAGTCCAAAAAGCTTTTATTTTTTCAGCTAAAAGCTTTGATTGTGTAGTTTTACCACTACCATCAATACCTTCAAACACAATAAACATTACTACCACCTAAGAATTATAAAACTTATAAAGCTTATAAAAATTTCTATTAAATTTATAAAAAGCAGATAAAAAGGTGATTGTTTGTTTGACGTAGAAACTGGAAAAGTTATAGAAGCGATTGAAAAATTAGGTAAAAAGAATCCAAAAGTCATTTTTCAAGCTCCAGAAGGATTAAAATTATCTGTTGAAAAAGAAATTGAAAAAATTAAAGAATATTTTAAACAAAAAGGAAGGGATGTTGAGCTATATTTATGGGGAAATACCTGCTTTGGAGCGTGTGATTTGATAGACAACCATGTGAAAAATTTGGATGTTGATTTAATTATACACTATGGCCACGAAAAACTTAGCTATGCAAACCCGGAAATTAAAACCCTCTTTATCCCAGCTTATCATATATTTGAAAAAGATGAAAAGGAAAAAATTTTAAACGATATAAAAAATTTTATAGAAAAACAGAAAAGTGAAGGAAAAAAAGTGGCTATAGCAACAACAGTTCAATATAAAAAACTTCTAAGAGATTTCAATCCAAGCATAATTTTAGGTTGTAGAGGAGAGGTTGAAGAAGGGGATGTTATATTATTTGTTGGAACTGGGAGATTCCATCCTTTAATGATTGCTTACAAATACCAAAAAGAGGTTTTCATCTACAATCCAGTTTCTAAATGCTTTGATAAAATATCTGAAGATGAAATTAACAAGTTTATAAAGAAGAGGATTTCAGCAATATCGAAATTGATGTTAAATAAGCCAGAGAAGGTTGGTGTAGTTTTATCAACAAAAAAGGGACAGTGCAGGAAAAAGGTTTTCAATGAGATTATAAAGTTGTTAGAGGAAAATAATATCAACTATATCACAGTAGTTGTTGATAACATCTCACCAGAAATGTTATTCTATGACGTTGATTGTTATATAATAGTTGCATGTCCAAGGATTGTGTTGGATGACTACATACTATACAAAAAACCAATTTACACTCCAGAGGAATTTAAGCTCTTCCTAAAAAATAGTTTTGAATATAAATTTGATGAAATTAAAGAGGATGATTTTTAACAGCATATTAATCTAAGAGACATTATGAGGGGCTTTTAGCCCTCCTTAATGCATCAGTTTTGATGAAACTTTTACTAAAAGGTTCTAACAGAATGTTCTATTTGTTGCAGGTATGCAGAGGGTTTCATTACAATGTGGGCAGGTTATGGTAACTTTACCATTTTCATAATATGCCTTAAACGGCTTTTTACAGTAAGGGCAGAAGTAAATCCTTCCACCAGTTTCTTTGCACTCTCCAACTTCTCCAACTGTTGGATATCTTTCAAAAGTAACATCGCTCTCTTTATTTTGATATTTGAAAAATTTTTCAACCATCTTCAAGTAAATATTAACTGCATCTTCATTTACACAGTCTTTTCCACAGTAAGGACAGCTATACATGGAATCACCCATAAAGTTATTTACTGCTATTCATAATATTATTAATATCGTTTTGTAAACATGGTATAAATATGTTCCGTTTCGTTTGGCAGTGTTTGTTAATTATTTCTAATTAACAATGTTGGTGAAATTATGTGGAAAAAGTTAGAAAGCTTAACAAGTAAAATTTACGAAAAAGCAAGAAAAAGAAAGGGAGAACATAGGATTGCATTGTTAATTGATGGTCCAAACATGCTTAGGAAAGAATTTAATATTGATTTAGATAAAATTAGGGAAGTTTTAAGTGAATTCGGCGATATCGTTATCGGTAGAGTTTATTTAAATCAATATGCATCAGATAAGTTAATAGAGGCTGTTATAAACCAAGGTTTTGAGCCAAAGATATCTGCAGGAGACGTTGATGTTGAAATGGCAGTTGATGCAACAGAACTTGTATTTAATCCAAATATAGACACTATAGCTTATGTAACACGAGATGCTGATTTTCTCCCAGCGATTAGGAAGGCAAAAGAAAGAGGAAAAAAAGTTATAGTCATTGGGGCTGAGCCAGGATTTTCCACAGCATTACAAAATATTGCAGATTACGTTATCAAAATTGGAGAAGAATTCCAATTAGACAAAGAAAAATTAGAGAAAAAGAAGAAAACTAAATTTTCAAAAGTTGAAGAAAGTAAAGAAAATAAGGAAACCACCGAAGAAAAAGGAGAAAAAGATGAATAATTCTATTTTATTATTTTATTCCAAATATTTTTCTTAAGACGGTTGATGTTGCAAATGAGCAGAGAATATACCAACCTAACCATCCTAAAGCAGTGTTGGAAACTATTTTAAAACCTCCCTTGTAAAATATTGAGCCAAGCCAGTGCCAGAAATTAATGAATAGAATTTTTGATAGTATTGTTGGTAGATATACAACAACCCCATTCCAATCTGGATTTAGAGCATGATAAATCCCATCAAATCCATAGACGTGCCTTAAGTAAATGAATATCAAAATTATTGGAACCCAAGTATATATCATCGGTTTAAAGCTCATTTTCATCAATTCAGCGTTAAGTCGCATAATTCTCTGCTGCTCTTCTTGGAGCTTCTCCAACATCTCAGGATTTTTGGACATCTTTTTAAATTTAACTTGGAATTCTTGAATCTCCCTTTTTAACTCTGCAACCCTTTCCTGATTAACTAAAAGCTTTGTAGCTATATTTATAATTAGGGAAACAATTATTGCAATAATCAAAATTGCCAAAGCAGGATGCAAAATTTTTATTATTGGCATGAAAATTGCATCTAACGTATTATAAAATATATTTGTTATGGATTCAAACATACATTCACCTTAAGATGATTTATTTAAAAGTGTTAAAAATTATTAAAAAATTTATTTGAGAACTTCAACAAGCTCTTGGACAGCTTTATCTAATAAGAAGTCTCTATTTTTGATAATTTTAACTGTAGCCCCTGTTAAAACCGCATAAGTCATAGCAGCACATCTGTTCATAAATATATGCTCAGCAATATCTCCCGTTGACTCGAAATCTCTTTGCCTTGTCTCATCTTTCAACCTTCTCATCAATATCTCATCATTTTCTGCTTCAACTAATACAATGATATCTGGCTTTAACTCTTCTAAAACCCATGCTGGAAGTCCTGGGAGGTAGCCTTTTGGTGTTTTTATTGTACTGTGTGTGTCAACAACAATGTTTGTTTCCTTAGCCATTTCAGCTATCTTCTTTCCTGCCAATTTTTGTATTCTCTTCTGCTCTTCTGGAGGTAATTTCCTTAATTGATCTCTATGCTCAACCAAACCTTCCTCTTTAGCTATTTCAAACATTACAGTTCCAAAATTAACTATTTTGTATTCAATTCCTTCTTTTTTTAGCTCTTCAATTGCCTTATTTGTAACTGTTGTTGAACCTACTCCTGGAACCCCAACAATTACTACAACCTTGTTTTTCATAATTTCACCTCAAAAAAATTTTAAGATAATGTTTTTACACCCAATGCATTTTTAGATAAAGAATGTTAACAACATCACTTCTTCGAATTTTATTCAATAACTTCACTTATTTAACAATTTTGCTATTGTTGGATGTAGCTCACTTACCTTCTCTCTTAAAAGTTGTTCATACATCCTATATACGATAGAGACTGTCAATAAAACTCCTGTTCCCCCTCCTAAAGCTCCAATGAAATCAGCTGTTGCTGCTAACAACCCTACAAATGCAGAGCTCATAACTGTCAATGGAGGGATATATCTTTTTAGCCTCTGCTCAATTGCCTTTTCACTCTTTCTAAATCCTTTAATTGCCATATTTAATGAGCCAATTCTCTTAGCCATTGTTTTTGGATCTAAACCTGTGGTTTCAACCCAGAATATACCAAATATTATACAGAAGATAATCATTGCTATCATATAAATTATAGCGTGTAATGGGTCTGAAATTACACTTGTTAATCCATAAGGTGTTGATAAATAATATGCAATCCCATCTACAGCCCTTCCTCCTTCGTAATGCCCAAGTATTGGAACCCCAAGCTTATACAAAGCCAAACCCCAAAGTTGTATATTGGCAAATAATGCAGCAGACAATATAACAGGTATGTTTGAAACATAAATGAATTTTATAGGGTATTTTCCTACTGCTCCTCTAATCCTTCCATGTGCTAATGGAATCTCAACTCTTAGACACTCGGCATAAACAACCATTAAGAATACAATGATAGTTCCAAGTATTGGGGCGATATATTCGATATTAGGCATTCCTTGAACTAAGGAGCTTAAAAACTTCCATAAATATCCCTCAGGACCTAAAGCTCCAACAAATATTGTTTGTGAAACACCAGCAGCAATGAACAGTCCAATACCTGAACCAATTCCATATTTTGAGACAATCTCATCCAAATAAATTAAGATTATTGAACCTAAAGCAATCTGTATAATTATCAAAAGTGCTAACAATGGTGTTAAAGCTCCAAATGCTCCAGCTCCAACGAATAAAACTGCTTCAACAAAACACATTATTATAGATAAGAGCTTTTGACAACCTTGAAACAAAGCCCTATTTTCTGGAATTGACAAATCCATTTGAATAATTCCTGCTCCAACCAACAACTGCATGATAATTCCAGCGGTAACTATTGGCCCAATACCCAGTGTAATTAAAGTTCCCATCTTTGATGCCGTAACTGTTTGCCAAAACTCAAATATTGCAGGAATTTGAGCTCCTGCAGTATATATATCAATAGATCCCATAATAAAATACAAAACTAAAACTATTCCTGTCCATTTAAGCTTTTCTTTGAACGATATTTCTTTTACTGGTAATTCTACTTCAGGAATCTTTTCTAATATTGGGATTAGCTTTTTCATAAATTCCTCCAAGCTCCCACCTTTTCAATAAATTTAATAAATTTTATATAAATTGTAACAATTATAGTAGCAAATTGTTAATTAAAATTTTTATAAATTTTTAATAGGCCTGTGGGATGAAAATAATTAAAAACAAAAATCGTATTTAAATATAAAATTACTCGATCTAGTTTAAATTTTAAATTATTCTTTAAATTTTCATTTTCAATATTATTAATTTTCTGAAAAAAAAGAGACACTCCACCCTCATTAAAAAATTTTTCGTATTCAAAAATTAAAAATAAAAAGAAAATTGTCAATAACTTAGAGTTCAACAACCTCTCCACCTACAGCCTCAATCTTCTCTTTTGCCTTTTCTGAAACCTCTATTGCTTTAACAATCATTGGAATTGTAACCTTTCCTTTACCTAAAACTTTTTCATAACCTAATTCAATTACATCAACAACAAACTTATCATTTTCTTTTTCAAATTTGTCTGGGTTTTTCAATACAAGTTCTTCAAGTTCTCCAACGTTTATTGTTTCTAACTGCTTAATTAAGCTTGGGTGTCTCTTGAACCCATATTTTCCAAAGTGGTCTGGCATGTACTTTATAATCCAGGTCCATTTGTGTTTGTGACCTCCAGCTAATCCTCTTCCCCCTCTGTTTCCAGCTCCTCTCCTCTTTTTGTGGCTACCTCCACCACAGGTTCTTGAACCTCTAATTTTTTTAACTTTCTTCTTTTTTCTAATCATAAATTACCACCTTACATCATTTTTTCCAATAATTCGTTAATTTTCTCTCCTCTGTAACCTAAAGCTCCACCAACGCTAAATGGTTTTTTAATTCCTTTTCTTTCAAATCCTTTTCTTGGTGGGTGTAATCTGAATACTGGCTTTAATGGTGTTTCTTTTAATTTAATTTCTCCTTTTATAATCTTTTCTGCTAACTCCTCAACATCCATTCCTGTTAATTCTTTTATGATTTCTTCATTAACTCTCTTGTTTCCTGGCAATCTTCCTCTCTTTAAAATTAATTTAACTAATGTCTCTTTGTTGATTTCTCCATAAGTTACATAATCCTTAACTTTCTGTAACATTCCTTTAAATGTCTCTGTTTCTGGAACTATTACGCAGTGGTTTACTTTATGTAGCCTTAACATTTTTAGTGTGTCTGCTATATCTCTTCTTACTCCTATTCTTCCTCTTACCCTAATGACAGCATAAGCCATATTTATCACCTTATTTAAAAATAAAAGTTTTAAAATAGTTTCTTTGATGAAGAATAGTTAATTTACAATACTCTTCCCTCAACAATTCCTAATTTTTCTTTGTGTTTATCCATAGTTCTTGTAAAGTTCAAGCTCTTTAATGCTTCGAATGTAGCCATTGCAAAGTTGTATGTTGTTCTTGTTTCTCCAAATGTTTTTGTCCAAACATCTTTAATTCCTGCTAAACCTAAAACTGCCTTAGCAACATCCCCAGCAACTAAACCAACTCCTTTTGGAGCTGGCAATATCTCTATTGCAGTACTTCCACACTTTCCATATCCTTTGTATGGGATTGAGTGAGGTGTTCCACAACCACACTCCCAAGAACCGCAACCTCTTCTAACTTTAATGATGTTTTTCTTTGCCTGAGCTATAGCTTTTCTAATTGCAGGCCCTACTTCTTTAGCTTTACCTTTTCCAACACCAACATAACCATTTCTGTTTCCTACAACAACTGTAGCTCTAAATCTTGCTCTTCTTCCTGACTTGTGCATTCTCTGAACTAACTTAACGTCTAAAACTTTCTCCTCTAAATCTGGAAGAAGGGCGTCAACGATCTCTGGCTCCAAAATTGGTAAGTTGTTATCTAATATGTAGTCAATATCAGTTATTTGCCCTTCTTTAACCATTTTTCCAACAGTGGTTTTTGGTTCCCACTCGTCAATGTTGAATCTCATCGTCTCACCTTAGAACATGCTGTCTATCTTTGCCTTTATTTCCTCAAAGTGTTCTGGTAATTTTTCTGGCTCCAATCCTTTTTCTAAGTATTTTGAGAACTGTCTCTTGTATCTTTCTTCATCCTCTTCTTTCAACATTTCAGCGTAAGCTTTTATGTGCTCTCCTCTTATTCTATCCTCGGATGGCAATATCTCTTCTCCATGTGGGATTTGCATTCCAGCATCTAAAGCTCCTTTTAATATTGCAAATACAGCAGCTCCTTTTGTAGCTCTATGCAATCCAATATCTAAAACTGCCTCATTATAGCCCTTAGCTAAGGCTTTCTTACCTAATAAATAACCTGTTAAGTATGCTGATGGCAAGTTTCCGGTGTGCCCTTTGTATCCTAACTTAACTAACTCTCTTGAGTGAGCTGAAACTACTGTCCTATCTCCTTTCTCATCATACAAGACAATTTGAGCAATACAGTGGTTTAATGATTTTCTTGCGACTAATCTTGGTTTCCTTGATAATAATAATCTCAATCTTTTTCTGTAATCAGTTTTTGCTTCTCTTCTTCTTCTAAACTTAACTCTATAAGTTGGACCTGTTGCCATGATTCCTCACCTTCCTACCAAAAATTGTTTTATTGTTTTAAAAGGTCGTGTTCCTTCATGTATAAGAAGAGGTGACCTCTACTTCTGAATGCTCCTCCTTTTGCCATTCTGTAAAGTTTTCTGTAAACTTTTCTATCGATTTTTCCAGTATCTCTTAATTGTTTGAGTGTTTTTCTTAAAGCTCTAATTGTAGCCATCCATCTCTCTTTTTGTGGGGTTCTTGCCCCAGCAGCCCCTCTTCTTGAACCTGGTCCTCTCCTTCTACCTTTTTTCCTTTGTTCTTTCAACTTTTTAACTCTCGCACTGCTAATTCCTTTTTTCTGCTTCTTCTTAATAACTCCTTCTTTAATTAAAGCTCTTATGTCATCTTTTGACATGGCCATTTTTACTCTTTCTAATTGTGTTGGGTCAATCCATACCCTCTCTATACCGCATTTTAATATTTCAGCCGCCATTCTCCTTTGGACAGATATATTCATAACTATCACCTATAACAAAGGCAAATTGTCTTTAAAAATAATTATTCATTTTTTTTC encodes:
- the tmk gene encoding dTMP kinase encodes the protein MFIVFEGIDGSGKTTQSKLLAEKIKAFWTYEPSNSDVGKFIREILSGNIKVDDKTLALLFAADRVEHTKLIKEKLKEKDVVCDRYLYSSIAYQSVAGVDEDFINSINKYALKPDIVFLLIVDIEVALKRVKTKDIFEKKDFLMKVQDKYLELAEKYNFIVIDTTNKSIKDVHKEILEQYNKVYKQS
- a CDS encoding adenylate kinase, producing MKNKVVVIVGVPGVGSTTVTNKAIEELKKEGIEYKIVNFGTVMFEIAKEEGLVEHRDQLRKLPPEEQKRIQKLAGKKIAEMAKETNIVVDTHSTIKTPKGYLPGLPAWVLEELKPDIIVLVEAENDEILMRRLKDETRQRDFESTGDIAEHIFMNRCAAMTYAVLTGATVKIIKNRDFLLDKAVQELVEVLK
- the dph2 gene encoding diphthamide biosynthesis enzyme Dph2 gives rise to the protein MFDVETGKVIEAIEKLGKKNPKVIFQAPEGLKLSVEKEIEKIKEYFKQKGRDVELYLWGNTCFGACDLIDNHVKNLDVDLIIHYGHEKLSYANPEIKTLFIPAYHIFEKDEKEKILNDIKNFIEKQKSEGKKVAIATTVQYKKLLRDFNPSIILGCRGEVEEGDVILFVGTGRFHPLMIAYKYQKEVFIYNPVSKCFDKISEDEINKFIKKRISAISKLMLNKPEKVGVVLSTKKGQCRKKVFNEIIKLLEENNINYITVVVDNISPEMLFYDVDCYIIVACPRIVLDDYILYKKPIYTPEEFKLFLKNSFEYKFDEIKEDDF
- a CDS encoding dihydroorotate dehydrogenase, giving the protein MLETEICGIKFKNPVFLASGIMGETGSALKRIAKGGAGAVTTKSIGLNPNPGHRNPTIVEVYGGFLNAMGLPNPGIDEYLEEIKEVRAELNRMNVKIIGSVYGKNEEEFAEVAKRMEKYVDIIELNISCPHAKGYGATIGQNPELSYSVCKAVKKSVKVPVFAKLTPNVTDIIEIAQAVVDAGVDGLVAINTVRGMAIDIKAKKPILGNKFGGLSGKAIKPIGIKVVWDLYENFDVPIIGVGGIMNGEDAIEYMMAGASAVQIGSGVYYRGYDIFKKVCDEIIDFLKEENLTLKEIVGIAHE
- a CDS encoding uL15 family ribosomal protein, with the protein product MIRKKKKVKKIRGSRTCGGGSHKKRRGAGNRGGRGLAGGHKHKWTWIIKYMPDHFGKYGFKRHPSLIKQLETINVGELEELVLKNPDKFEKENDKFVVDVIELGYEKVLGKGKVTIPMIVKAIEVSEKAKEKIEAVGGEVVEL
- a CDS encoding 50S ribosomal protein L18, whose amino-acid sequence is MATGPTYRVKFRRRREAKTDYRKRLRLLLSRKPRLVARKSLNHCIAQIVLYDEKGDRTVVSAHSRELVKLGYKGHTGNLPSAYLTGYLLGKKALAKGYNEAVLDIGLHRATKGAAVFAILKGALDAGMQIPHGEEILPSEDRIRGEHIKAYAEMLKEEDEERYKRQFSKYLEKGLEPEKLPEHFEEIKAKIDSMF
- a CDS encoding CBS domain-containing protein; protein product: MKIAYDIPVSEVMSFPVITATKDMTIYDIANIMTENNIGAVVIVENNKPVGILTERDIVKRVVSKNLKPKDVLAEEVMSKKIVTIPQNASLTEAAKIMATHGIKRLPVVKDGELVGIITQSDIVKVSPELLEIVAEYASIKPEEEKPIPLGTDEFTEEYIDGICESCGYQGKVRLYQGRYLCDECIEEFEEKEE
- a CDS encoding TIGR00288 family NYN domain-containing protein, whose protein sequence is MWKKLESLTSKIYEKARKRKGEHRIALLIDGPNMLRKEFNIDLDKIREVLSEFGDIVIGRVYLNQYASDKLIEAVINQGFEPKISAGDVDVEMAVDATELVFNPNIDTIAYVTRDADFLPAIRKAKERGKKVIVIGAEPGFSTALQNIADYVIKIGEEFQLDKEKLEKKKKTKFSKVEESKENKETTEEKGEKDE
- a CDS encoding 50S ribosomal protein L19e, which encodes MNISVQRRMAAEILKCGIERVWIDPTQLERVKMAMSKDDIRALIKEGVIKKKQKKGISSARVKKLKEQRKKGRRRGPGSRRGAAGARTPQKERWMATIRALRKTLKQLRDTGKIDRKVYRKLYRMAKGGAFRSRGHLFLYMKEHDLLKQ
- the rpsE gene encoding 30S ribosomal protein S5, which gives rise to MRFNIDEWEPKTTVGKMVKEGQITDIDYILDNNLPILEPEIVDALLPDLEEKVLDVKLVQRMHKSGRRARFRATVVVGNRNGYVGVGKGKAKEVGPAIRKAIAQAKKNIIKVRRGCGSWECGCGTPHSIPYKGYGKCGSTAIEILPAPKGVGLVAGDVAKAVLGLAGIKDVWTKTFGETRTTYNFAMATFEALKSLNFTRTMDKHKEKLGIVEGRVL
- the rpmD gene encoding 50S ribosomal protein L30, which codes for MAYAVIRVRGRIGVRRDIADTLKMLRLHKVNHCVIVPETETFKGMLQKVKDYVTYGEINKETLVKLILKRGRLPGNKRVNEEIIKELTGMDVEELAEKIIKGEIKLKETPLKPVFRLHPPRKGFERKGIKKPFSVGGALGYRGEKINELLEKMM
- the secY gene encoding preprotein translocase subunit SecY; this translates as MKKLIPILEKIPEVELPVKEISFKEKLKWTGIVLVLYFIMGSIDIYTAGAQIPAIFEFWQTVTASKMGTLITLGIGPIVTAGIIMQLLVGAGIIQMDLSIPENRALFQGCQKLLSIIMCFVEAVLFVGAGAFGALTPLLALLIIIQIALGSIILIYLDEIVSKYGIGSGIGLFIAAGVSQTIFVGALGPEGYLWKFLSSLVQGMPNIEYIAPILGTIIVFLMVVYAECLRVEIPLAHGRIRGAVGKYPIKFIYVSNIPVILSAALFANIQLWGLALYKLGVPILGHYEGGRAVDGIAYYLSTPYGLTSVISDPLHAIIYMIAMIIFCIIFGIFWVETTGLDPKTMAKRIGSLNMAIKGFRKSEKAIEQRLKRYIPPLTVMSSAFVGLLAATADFIGALGGGTGVLLTVSIVYRMYEQLLREKVSELHPTIAKLLNK
- a CDS encoding EMC3/TMCO1 family protein, encoding MFESITNIFYNTLDAIFMPIIKILHPALAILIIAIIVSLIINIATKLLVNQERVAELKREIQEFQVKFKKMSKNPEMLEKLQEEQQRIMRLNAELMKMSFKPMIYTWVPIILIFIYLRHVYGFDGIYHALNPDWNGVVVYLPTILSKILFINFWHWLGSIFYKGGFKIVSNTALGWLGWYILCSFATSTVLRKIFGIK